A segment of the Arcobacter sp. CECT 8983 genome:
AAAAGAAAAAATTTAAGAAAAAGTAGGATTATCCTACTTTTTTGCTTCTATATCTTTTTATAATTTGTTTAAACAAAAATAAAAGGATATAAAATGAAAAATACTGCACTACTATTAGTAGATTTACAAAATGACTATTTCTCAGAGTTTAAAGGAGCAAAGTACCCTTTAGTAGGTACTTTAGAAGCTTCAAAAAATGCTTCAATACTTTTAGAAGAGTTTAGAAAAGAAGCTTTAAATATAATTCATATAAAACATGAAAATCCAAATGAAAATGCACCTTTTTTTCAAATAGGTTCAATAGGAGGACAAATACATAAAAGTGTAGAACCTTTAGAAGAAGAAACTGTAATAAGTAAAAATTTTCCAAATTCATTTTTGAAAACACAACTAAAAGAAGTTTTGGATGAGAAAGAAATAGACTCGCTTGTTATCATAGGAGCAATGACTCATATGTGTGTTGATGCAACACTTAGAGCAGCAAAAGATTTTGGCTATAATTGTACTATTATAAATGATGCTTGTGCCACAAGAGACTTAGAGTTTAATGGAAATACTGTATCTTCACAAGAAGTACAAAATAGTTTTATGGCTGCATTTGAGTTTGCTTATGCTAAAGTAGAAAGTACAAATGATTTTTTAAAAGGTTTTAATAATTGAAATTAAATAACTTACTTGTTTTATATGTATATGATAAACACTCTTCTAAAGATGAAGTTTTACCAATTTTACAGAATAACCTAAAAAAGGTTTTTACTGCAAATAATATAAAACAAGCTAAAAGTTGTTATAAAAAATATTCTCCATGTATTATCGTTTTAGATGACTCTTTTTATGATAATACAATGGTGAAATTTCTTCAAGAAGTTAGACAAAGTGATATTAAAACAGCATTTATAG
Coding sequences within it:
- a CDS encoding cysteine hydrolase family protein, whose translation is MKNTALLLVDLQNDYFSEFKGAKYPLVGTLEASKNASILLEEFRKEALNIIHIKHENPNENAPFFQIGSIGGQIHKSVEPLEEETVISKNFPNSFLKTQLKEVLDEKEIDSLVIIGAMTHMCVDATLRAAKDFGYNCTIINDACATRDLEFNGNTVSSQEVQNSFMAAFEFAYAKVESTNDFLKGFNN